From a single Eleginops maclovinus isolate JMC-PN-2008 ecotype Puerto Natales chromosome 2, JC_Emac_rtc_rv5, whole genome shotgun sequence genomic region:
- the kif23 gene encoding kinesin-like protein KIF23 isoform X1 has product MNRLAKAKTPRKPPSKKPSSNQKDPVGVYCRVRPLGLEDEQCCIEVISSSTIQLHAPEGFKTNRNGEYKETQYSFKKVFGLSTTQIELFEHVAKPLVDDLIHGRNGLLFTYGVTGSGKTFTMTGSPGQGGLLPRSLDMIFNSIGPYQAKRYVFKTDEKNGLEVQNEVDALLERQRRDNSLPVPKSSSSSSRQKDPEIADMIKSEEAYKADAVDEDSSYTVFVSYIEIYNNYIYDLLEENQEDAIKPKWNGGGTPVRQNTEFIPPQSKILREDQNHNMYVAGCMEVEVKSAEEAFQVFWRGQKKRKVANTRLNRESSRSHSVLIVKLAQAPLDADGDNILQDKNQVTVSQLCLVDLAGSERTGRTGAEGTRIREAGNINQSLLNLRTCMEVLRENQLYGTNRMVPYRDSKVTHLFKNYFDGEGKVRMVVCVNPKADDYEETLLVMRFAEMTQEVEVARPVDRPICGFTPGRRHRNQAFKEELSRKLDERGGPVGGDLTSVINHLAHSLPPLPSCELTDPHDDITLPRLIEALQNRYRVRQMMIDEYNDAANKMKSMLQDQDNSQISKDNFIHEQNGKLVEKDRIIQDNKAEIERLEKKNKMQEHKIDILQKTTKIYEGDKRSLQSELETREQRLHRELSEKRRMEQRLNGVVTDTQYKWEKECDRRVNAMQLEMQNKLWVKDEKLKQLKAIVTDSKTSGRPDPPPRQTQPQRPSREERPQRPSREDCLPAKRSASPSPVPTTTPVRPLHRRSRSAGGEKWVDHKPSSSLDLGTVLQPVIPNAIQVSTPSEKALSKCDRYVLTHQEVASDGEIQTKLIKGEVIKTRGGGQSVQFTDIETLRQELTTVPRLKRKSSEGAPANGERTDGTWTDVEKRCSVAVEMRAGSNMGPGYTHHGITKRRKP; this is encoded by the exons ATGAACCGACTAGC GAAGGCTAAAACCCCCCGCAAGCCTCCCTCTAAAAAGCCTTCCAGCAACCAGAAAGACCCGGTTGGG GTGTACTGTCGTGTACGGCCCCTGGGTTTGGAGGATGAGCAGTGCTGTATCGAGGTTATAAGCAGCAGCACCATCCAGCTGCACGCCCCGGAAGGCTTCAAAACAAACCGCAATGGAGAATACAAAGAG ACACAGTATTCCTTCAAAAAAGTATTTGGCTTGTCAACCACTCAGATTGAGCTGTTTGAGCATGTGGCCAAACCTCTTGTGGATGACCTCATCCATGGAAGGAATG GTCTGCTCTTCACGTACGGGGTCACAGGAAGTGGGAAGACGTTCACTATGACTGGCTCTCCAGGCCAGGGTGGACTTCTCCCTCGCTCACTTGACATGATCTTCAACAGTATAGGACCCTACCAAGCCAAAAGATAT GTTTTCAAGACAGATGAAAAAAATGGCTTGGAGGTCCAGAATGAAGTCGATGCTTTGTTGGAGCGCCAGAGGCGGGATAACAGCTTGCCTGTTCCTAaatcttcatcttcctcctccag ACAAAAAGATCCTGAAATTGCTGACATGATCAAGTCAGAGGAGGCTTATAAAGCTGATGCCGTGGATGAGGACAGCAGCTACACCGTGTTCGTCTCCTACATAGAAATCTACAACAACTACATCTATGACCTTCTGGAGGAAAACCAGGAGGATGCTATCAAACCAAA GTGGAATGGTGGAGGCACACCTGTGCGCCAGAACACTGAGTTCAT ACCACCTCAGTCTAAAATCCTCCGAGAGGATCAGAATCACAACATGTACGTGGCTGGATGCATGGAGGTGGAAGTCAAGTCTGCTGAGGAGGCGTTTCAAGTGTTCTGGAGAG gtcagaagaagaggaaagtggCGAACACTCGCCTGAACAGAGAGTCCAGCCGCTCCCACAGCGTGCTCATCGTTAAACTGGCTCAGGCTCCTCTCGATGCAGACGGCGACAACATTCTCCAG GATAAAAACCAGGTGACTGTTAGCCAGCTGTGCCTGGTGGATCTGGCAGGAAGTGAGCGCACCGGCAGGACGGGGGCAGAAGGCACTCGTATACGTGAAGCAG GAAACATCAATCAGTCTCTGCTGAACCTGCGGACGTGCATGGAGGTCCTGCGAGAGAACCAGCTGTACGGCACAAACAGG ATGGTCCCCTACAGAGACTCTAAAGTGACCCACCTGTTCAAGAACTACTTTGACGGAGAGGGCAAAGTCAGAATGGTCGTCTGTGTCAACCCCAAAGCTGACGACTACGAGGAAACCTTG CTGGTGATGCGCTTTGCAGAGATGACccaggaggtggaggtggcTCGGCCAGTGGACCGTCCCATCTGTGGCTTCACCCCAGGACGTCGCCATAGAAACCAGGCCTTCAAGGAGGAACTGTCTCGCAAGCTGGACGAGCGTGGCGGTCCGGTCGGAGGGG ACTTGACCTCTGTTATAAACCACCTGGCGCACAGCCTCCCCCCACTTCCCTCCTGCGAGCTGACCGACCCTCACGATGACATCACGCTGCCCCGGCTGATCGAAGCCCTGCAGAACAGATACCGGGTCAGGCAGATGATGATTGACGAGTACAACGACGCAG ccaACAAGATGAAGTCTATGCTTCAGGATCAGGACAACAGCCAAATTTCCAAAGACAATTTCATTCACGAACAAAACGGCAAACTGGTGGAGAAGGACAGAATCATCCAGGACAACAAGGCGGAGATCGAGCGcttggaaaagaaaaacaagatgcAAGAACACAAG ATTGACATCCTGCAGAAAACCACTAAAATCTATGAGGGCGACAAGCGCTCTCTGCAGAGTGAACTGGAGACCCGAGAGCAGAGGCTGCATAGGGAGCTGTCGGAGAAGAGACGCATGGAGCAGCGCCTCAACGGCGTTGTGACCGATACCCAGTACAAGTGGGAGAAAGAATGC GACCGACGCGTCAACGCGATGCAGCTGGAGATGCAGAACAAGCTCTGGGTGAAGGACGAGAAGCTGAAGCAGCTCAAAGCCATCGTGACGGATAGCAAGACTTCAGGTCGCCCAGATCCTCCTCCGCGTCAGACGCAGCCTCAGAGACCTTCCAGAGAGGAACGCCCTCAGAGGCCGTCGAGAGAGGACTGCCTCCCCGCCAAGAGATCGGCCTCGCCCTCACCTGTCCCT ACGACCACCCCGGTGCGGCCGCTGCACCGCCGCTCCCGTTCAGCTGGCggggagaagtgggtggaccATAAGCCCTCCTCCAGCCTCGACTTGGGAACAGTTCTGCAGCCCGTCATCCCCAACGCCATCCAGGTGTCGACCCCGAGTGAGAAGGCCCTGTCTAAGTGTGACAGATACGTGTTAACACACCAAGAGGTCGCTTCTGACGGCGAGATACAGACCAAACTTATTAAG GGGGAGGTTATTAAGACCCGAGGAGGAGGACAGTCGGTCCAATTCACCGACATCGAGACGCTGAGACAGGAGCTCACAACTGTGCCCAG GCTCAAGAGAAAGTCTTCAGAGGGGGCCCCCGCCAACGGAGAGCGAACGGATGGAACGTGGACCGATGTGGAGAAGAGG TGTTCTGTGGCTGTGGAGATGAGGGCTGGATCAAACATGGGTCCCGGCTATACACATCACGGAATCACCAA GCGCAGAAAACCCTAG
- the kif23 gene encoding kinesin-like protein KIF23 isoform X2: MNRLAKAKTPRKPPSKKPSSNQKDPVGVYCRVRPLGLEDEQCCIEVISSSTIQLHAPEGFKTNRNGEYKETQYSFKKVFGLSTTQIELFEHVAKPLVDDLIHGRNGLLFTYGVTGSGKTFTMTGSPGQGGLLPRSLDMIFNSIGPYQAKRYVFKTDEKNGLEVQNEVDALLERQRRDNSLPVPKSSSSSSRQKDPEIADMIKSEEAYKADAVDEDSSYTVFVSYIEIYNNYIYDLLEENQEDAIKPKPPQSKILREDQNHNMYVAGCMEVEVKSAEEAFQVFWRGQKKRKVANTRLNRESSRSHSVLIVKLAQAPLDADGDNILQDKNQVTVSQLCLVDLAGSERTGRTGAEGTRIREAGNINQSLLNLRTCMEVLRENQLYGTNRMVPYRDSKVTHLFKNYFDGEGKVRMVVCVNPKADDYEETLLVMRFAEMTQEVEVARPVDRPICGFTPGRRHRNQAFKEELSRKLDERGGPVGGDLTSVINHLAHSLPPLPSCELTDPHDDITLPRLIEALQNRYRVRQMMIDEYNDAANKMKSMLQDQDNSQISKDNFIHEQNGKLVEKDRIIQDNKAEIERLEKKNKMQEHKIDILQKTTKIYEGDKRSLQSELETREQRLHRELSEKRRMEQRLNGVVTDTQYKWEKECDRRVNAMQLEMQNKLWVKDEKLKQLKAIVTDSKTSGRPDPPPRQTQPQRPSREERPQRPSREDCLPAKRSASPSPVPTTTPVRPLHRRSRSAGGEKWVDHKPSSSLDLGTVLQPVIPNAIQVSTPSEKALSKCDRYVLTHQEVASDGEIQTKLIKGEVIKTRGGGQSVQFTDIETLRQELTTVPRLKRKSSEGAPANGERTDGTWTDVEKRCSVAVEMRAGSNMGPGYTHHGITKRRKP; this comes from the exons ATGAACCGACTAGC GAAGGCTAAAACCCCCCGCAAGCCTCCCTCTAAAAAGCCTTCCAGCAACCAGAAAGACCCGGTTGGG GTGTACTGTCGTGTACGGCCCCTGGGTTTGGAGGATGAGCAGTGCTGTATCGAGGTTATAAGCAGCAGCACCATCCAGCTGCACGCCCCGGAAGGCTTCAAAACAAACCGCAATGGAGAATACAAAGAG ACACAGTATTCCTTCAAAAAAGTATTTGGCTTGTCAACCACTCAGATTGAGCTGTTTGAGCATGTGGCCAAACCTCTTGTGGATGACCTCATCCATGGAAGGAATG GTCTGCTCTTCACGTACGGGGTCACAGGAAGTGGGAAGACGTTCACTATGACTGGCTCTCCAGGCCAGGGTGGACTTCTCCCTCGCTCACTTGACATGATCTTCAACAGTATAGGACCCTACCAAGCCAAAAGATAT GTTTTCAAGACAGATGAAAAAAATGGCTTGGAGGTCCAGAATGAAGTCGATGCTTTGTTGGAGCGCCAGAGGCGGGATAACAGCTTGCCTGTTCCTAaatcttcatcttcctcctccag ACAAAAAGATCCTGAAATTGCTGACATGATCAAGTCAGAGGAGGCTTATAAAGCTGATGCCGTGGATGAGGACAGCAGCTACACCGTGTTCGTCTCCTACATAGAAATCTACAACAACTACATCTATGACCTTCTGGAGGAAAACCAGGAGGATGCTATCAAACCAAA ACCACCTCAGTCTAAAATCCTCCGAGAGGATCAGAATCACAACATGTACGTGGCTGGATGCATGGAGGTGGAAGTCAAGTCTGCTGAGGAGGCGTTTCAAGTGTTCTGGAGAG gtcagaagaagaggaaagtggCGAACACTCGCCTGAACAGAGAGTCCAGCCGCTCCCACAGCGTGCTCATCGTTAAACTGGCTCAGGCTCCTCTCGATGCAGACGGCGACAACATTCTCCAG GATAAAAACCAGGTGACTGTTAGCCAGCTGTGCCTGGTGGATCTGGCAGGAAGTGAGCGCACCGGCAGGACGGGGGCAGAAGGCACTCGTATACGTGAAGCAG GAAACATCAATCAGTCTCTGCTGAACCTGCGGACGTGCATGGAGGTCCTGCGAGAGAACCAGCTGTACGGCACAAACAGG ATGGTCCCCTACAGAGACTCTAAAGTGACCCACCTGTTCAAGAACTACTTTGACGGAGAGGGCAAAGTCAGAATGGTCGTCTGTGTCAACCCCAAAGCTGACGACTACGAGGAAACCTTG CTGGTGATGCGCTTTGCAGAGATGACccaggaggtggaggtggcTCGGCCAGTGGACCGTCCCATCTGTGGCTTCACCCCAGGACGTCGCCATAGAAACCAGGCCTTCAAGGAGGAACTGTCTCGCAAGCTGGACGAGCGTGGCGGTCCGGTCGGAGGGG ACTTGACCTCTGTTATAAACCACCTGGCGCACAGCCTCCCCCCACTTCCCTCCTGCGAGCTGACCGACCCTCACGATGACATCACGCTGCCCCGGCTGATCGAAGCCCTGCAGAACAGATACCGGGTCAGGCAGATGATGATTGACGAGTACAACGACGCAG ccaACAAGATGAAGTCTATGCTTCAGGATCAGGACAACAGCCAAATTTCCAAAGACAATTTCATTCACGAACAAAACGGCAAACTGGTGGAGAAGGACAGAATCATCCAGGACAACAAGGCGGAGATCGAGCGcttggaaaagaaaaacaagatgcAAGAACACAAG ATTGACATCCTGCAGAAAACCACTAAAATCTATGAGGGCGACAAGCGCTCTCTGCAGAGTGAACTGGAGACCCGAGAGCAGAGGCTGCATAGGGAGCTGTCGGAGAAGAGACGCATGGAGCAGCGCCTCAACGGCGTTGTGACCGATACCCAGTACAAGTGGGAGAAAGAATGC GACCGACGCGTCAACGCGATGCAGCTGGAGATGCAGAACAAGCTCTGGGTGAAGGACGAGAAGCTGAAGCAGCTCAAAGCCATCGTGACGGATAGCAAGACTTCAGGTCGCCCAGATCCTCCTCCGCGTCAGACGCAGCCTCAGAGACCTTCCAGAGAGGAACGCCCTCAGAGGCCGTCGAGAGAGGACTGCCTCCCCGCCAAGAGATCGGCCTCGCCCTCACCTGTCCCT ACGACCACCCCGGTGCGGCCGCTGCACCGCCGCTCCCGTTCAGCTGGCggggagaagtgggtggaccATAAGCCCTCCTCCAGCCTCGACTTGGGAACAGTTCTGCAGCCCGTCATCCCCAACGCCATCCAGGTGTCGACCCCGAGTGAGAAGGCCCTGTCTAAGTGTGACAGATACGTGTTAACACACCAAGAGGTCGCTTCTGACGGCGAGATACAGACCAAACTTATTAAG GGGGAGGTTATTAAGACCCGAGGAGGAGGACAGTCGGTCCAATTCACCGACATCGAGACGCTGAGACAGGAGCTCACAACTGTGCCCAG GCTCAAGAGAAAGTCTTCAGAGGGGGCCCCCGCCAACGGAGAGCGAACGGATGGAACGTGGACCGATGTGGAGAAGAGG TGTTCTGTGGCTGTGGAGATGAGGGCTGGATCAAACATGGGTCCCGGCTATACACATCACGGAATCACCAA GCGCAGAAAACCCTAG